In uncultured Methanobrevibacter sp., a genomic segment contains:
- a CDS encoding zinc ribbon domain-containing protein — protein MTEIYCSKCGQKNAFTENYCVKCGKILRKPNDYKIGAKITSFEDMFTQKRKEQLEEIPLTDDIYELILTNIYEIGKKSIKKDGTTALEKVTDVVEAYAKWSYKSKGGELGFYTANNIKLDDRLNESSQIATLIHELSHHLLAEIFEQILMYYWKVKKTYELEVFVQYVLGSGTIRLMNEYCAHTVEGRFIPHGYQNYGSFNSILEDKKDEFDHDIVFVSLVLGNTIAEDLIHLLEHFIDEKLRQEIKQQYNKDQLPPSYSQIGMETTDMLDSKSRNTLIMDTCIATFDKAMESPDFKNMLNEFLETFKAYNQ, from the coding sequence ATGACTGAAATATATTGCTCAAAATGTGGACAAAAAAATGCATTTACTGAAAACTACTGTGTTAAATGTGGAAAAATACTTAGAAAACCTAATGATTATAAAATAGGTGCTAAAATAACCTCATTTGAAGACATGTTTACACAAAAACGCAAAGAGCAATTAGAAGAAATACCATTAACCGATGACATATATGAACTTATTTTAACTAACATATATGAAATAGGTAAAAAATCTATTAAAAAAGATGGAACAACTGCACTAGAAAAAGTAACTGATGTTGTTGAAGCATATGCAAAATGGTCCTACAAATCCAAAGGTGGTGAACTTGGATTTTACACAGCAAATAATATAAAACTTGATGACAGATTAAATGAATCCTCACAAATAGCTACATTAATTCATGAACTATCACACCACTTACTTGCTGAAATCTTTGAACAAATACTTATGTATTACTGGAAAGTTAAAAAAACATATGAATTGGAAGTATTCGTCCAATATGTCCTTGGATCTGGAACTATACGTTTAATGAATGAATACTGTGCACATACAGTTGAAGGAAGATTCATACCACATGGTTACCAAAATTACGGATCATTTAATTCAATACTCGAAGATAAAAAAGATGAATTTGACCATGATATAGTTTTTGTATCTTTAGTTTTAGGAAACACAATAGCTGAAGATTTAATTCATTTACTAGAACATTTTATTGATGAAAAATTAAGACAAGAAATAAAACAACAATATAATAAAGATCAATTACCACCTAGCTACTCTCAAATAGGAATGGAAACTACAGACATGTTAGATAGTAAAAGTAGAAATACATTAATAATGGATACATGTATAGCTACATTTGATAAAGCAATGGAAAGTCCGGACTTTAAAAACATGTTAAATGAATTTTTAGAAACTTTTAAAGCATATAATCAGTGA
- a CDS encoding SAP domain-containing protein, with protein MTKLISMTSNYTPEENKLRELTGGDYFSQEFMDKLKSLNLTVKEANIVISQIKTEISTGECCLEAIPIRLNYLLKQVASKMKKPVLLSKELLAKKEVVFLLNQANNRTNCPNCQSQLFVTDDFCYKCGSKNNQTITIKQSKEEDDLNLDEIYCAKLYEKYSLDFKYAYVCFLKYLEKHPGEISLQIFNDVDGFKLKEQAIKDNFIMPGNPAYSIVNYKVSDIKNVLKKYNLKVSGKKEELIKRISENLSDDEISKEFKNNTYILTQEANDFLKENNYLVYYNEHNLEKFFLLKKYESLFKKAKITDSIYDVLYGYY; from the coding sequence ATGACAAAATTGATTTCAATGACTTCTAATTATACTCCTGAAGAAAATAAATTACGTGAACTTACTGGTGGAGATTATTTTTCCCAGGAATTTATGGATAAATTAAAATCATTAAATTTAACAGTTAAGGAAGCTAATATTGTTATTAGTCAAATTAAAACTGAAATAAGTACTGGAGAGTGTTGTTTAGAGGCCATTCCAATTAGATTAAATTATCTTTTAAAACAAGTAGCTTCAAAGATGAAAAAGCCAGTATTATTATCTAAGGAGTTATTGGCTAAAAAAGAAGTTGTTTTTCTTTTAAATCAGGCCAATAATAGAACTAATTGTCCTAATTGTCAAAGTCAACTTTTTGTAACTGATGATTTTTGTTATAAATGTGGATCTAAAAATAATCAGACAATTACTATTAAACAATCAAAAGAGGAAGATGATTTAAATTTAGATGAAATATATTGTGCTAAATTATATGAAAAGTATTCTCTTGATTTTAAATATGCTTATGTTTGTTTTTTAAAATATTTAGAAAAACATCCTGGAGAAATTAGTCTTCAAATATTTAATGATGTTGATGGTTTTAAATTAAAAGAACAAGCTATTAAAGATAATTTTATAATGCCTGGCAATCCTGCTTATAGTATTGTTAATTATAAAGTTTCAGATATTAAAAATGTTTTAAAAAAATATAATTTAAAAGTTTCTGGTAAGAAAGAAGAATTAATTAAAAGAATATCTGAAAATTTATCAGATGATGAAATTAGTAAGGAATTTAAAAATAATACTTATATATTAACACAGGAAGCTAATGATTTTTTAAAAGAAAATAATTATCTTGTTTATTATAATGAACATAATTTAGAAAAATTTTTCCTTCTTAAAAAATATGAATCATTATTTAAGAAAGCTAAAATAACAGATTCAATTTATGATGTTTTATATGGATATTATTAG